The Spirochaetota bacterium region GCATCAATAACTCGTTCATCCATTCTTTAATAAAAGGTTCGTTGCGTAAAAATATACCAGCATCCTTTTTTTTAAACCATATACTATCGTCCAAAATGCCTTTTTCTTTTTGTTTTTCATACAACCTTGTTCCCGGATACAACGCTACAGGCGAAACAATACAATCACCGGGCAACATTGTATGAATAATCTTCTTAGTTTTCTTTATATCTTCGTATGTTTCATTCTCCATTCCTACCATAAGATACACTGAAAGATATACACCAACATTACGGGTTATTGTTGCAGCCTGTATAATTTTTTCTATTGTTATCTTTTTGTCATACAAGCTTAAAATCTTTTGAGAACCTGACTCAACACCGTACTGAATATGTTCCAAACCCGCTTTCTTCATTGCTATTAGCATTGCTTCATCAACTGCATCTACACGAGCTTGACAGTTCCACATCATATACAGCTTTTTTTTAATCATTTTGTGCGATAGCTCATATACCCGGTCTTTTTTTAATGTAAAATTATCATCCCTTATAGAAAAATAAATTATTCCGTATTTTTTATATAAAACTTCCAATTCATCTATCACATCATCAATATCCCTGAAACGAACTTTTCTTCCCCAAAAAGATGGCGAATCACAAAAGGTGCAATTAAAACTGCATCCTCGTGATGTTATAATATATTTATATTGTTCATTAGGATTTACACCTATACAATTTCCTCCAAATTTTGCCGGATATGGCAGCGTATGTAAGTTTACAGACTTATGCCAGTGTATTATTCGGTTATTTATTGGTTTATGTGCTTTAATTGATCGAGCCAATAACAACATTGCCTCTTCGCCTTCGCCTTCTACCACATAATCAACAGCCGGGTAGTGTGCAATAATCTCTTTTGCAAGAAATGTGGCATGTGGACCACCAAGAACAATCACAGTTTTAGGTAAAATCTTTTTGATTTTGTTTATAATTGCAAAAGTAATATGTCGGTTATGAGTATATAATGAAAAACCTATTATTTGTGGCTTTATTTCTTTTATTTTTTTTACAATATTCTCAAGACTCTCTTTAGAAAAATTTGCCAAAGTTACATCAAACCCTTTATGCGATAAATACGAAGCAATAGAAACAAGACCAACAGGAAGCAACGTTAAATAGTAATCGTTGCGATGCTCTTTTTCAACACAATATCCAAGTACTATTTTCATATATTCCTTATATTAATTTTATCGCGTTATCTCTTGACTATCATGAATTATAATAATGATGTAACTTTTGATTCTTTACTATTCTTTATGTATATCTCTGTGCGATAAAACATTTTCTATTTTTTTTGTTAGTTTTTCATAATGGCTTCCTTCCCAATATATTCTTTCACAATTAATGCATTTATAATATACTTTACACCATTCCAATACTCCGGGAGGTATTCTTGTTCTTTCTCTTTCAAACTCCTCACTATTGGCAGACAACTCAACCACTCTACCATTGCACATAATACATCGGCTAAAAGGATTAATTTTATCCCATAAATCTAACCTATCCAGGATTTCCACAATTTGCTTATGCGGACTGGTGTTGCGTACAATTAATCCTCTATCAACAATTTTTCTCATCAGTAACTGTCGGTCACGCGTAAGTAAAATACGCTTTTGATCTGCTGCTATCTGCGCTAAATCTTTATCGTCCCACTTTTCATCATATAATACATCAAATCCAAACAATCGTAAATACTTCACCAGTTTGCGTAAATGGACATCACAGATAAATGAAGGGGTACGCAGACTTTTTGGTCTCAGGCGGGTAGTACTGCTAATTTCAAATCGCTCAAATACTGGATATACGCTGATGTAATCACCATTTTTTACAATATAATCAAATCCAACGGAAATTCCATTTACAAGTATAAGGTCAACCTCAACGTGTGGCACACCTAGTGATTCAATTAAATCCTTCACGCTTCGTTTACCTTTCCAGCTTACAGAAAAAGGTACTTTTTGTTTGTCAAGGGGGAGAAAGTCATTCAGTTCTTCATAAAAGCGAATTGTTACGGTATATGGTTTCACTTTTTCTTTTTGGACGATGTTTCAAAAGGCTCTAAATGCACTATGACATCCAGCACTTTGGGACCTTTATCCAGAAGTGCATGCTTTACACTGCGTGCAATATCATGTCCATCCTGTACGGACATATTCCCATCAACCAGCACATGCAGGTCAACAAAATAACCGCTGCCAACGCGCCGTGAACGTATGCTATGTACTTCTTTAACACCATCAACATTCATAGCAATAGTATCTATTGTATTTACCTGTGTTGAAGTTGCACCTTTATCAGATAGTTCAAGTATTACAGGCTTTAAAATATCAAATGAAACTTTAATGATAAACAAAGCTACAATAACAGCACCAACATGGTCAAAAAAAGCTAAAGTTGGATGCGCCATGGCAAGTGCAACCGCAACAAGTGCTGGTATAGAACTTAATGCATCAGAACGATGGTGCCATGCATTGGCTACTACCGATGATGAGTCAATTTCTTTTCCTTTTTTCACGGTCCATCTATACAGCCATTCTTTTGATACAATTGAAATAAAAGCTGCAATGAGAGCAATAGCTTCAGGGCTTTTAATGTCAGGATCAAACGCCGTTACAATTCCGTTATAGGCAATCCCAATACCAACAGCAAATAAAGCTATTGCAATAAATGCAGTGACAATGCTCTCAATACGTTCATGTCCATAGGGGTGATCTTCATCAGCAGGGCTAGCCCAAAATTTAATTCCAATAAGCACAGCAACATCAGTAGTTAAATCTGAAATACTATGGACCGCATCAGCTACCATAGCCTGACTATGTCCCACAATACCTGCAAGTAATTTAAATAGGGAAAGCAGTATGTTTATTACCATCCCAATCCAGGTAACCTTTTTTGCAACCTTTGCTTCGTTTTGTTTTCCATTACCCATAGTGTTCTCCTATACGCAGCTTTGGCTTACGAATTACAATTGCAGACTGACCACTTACAGGGCACCTGTTTTCGCATATACCGCATCCAATACAGCGGTCCTCATGTACTACCGGTAACAATAGTTCAACGGTTACACCGTCCTTATTTTTGGCAATCGTTTTTTCAAGCGTTATTGCCTTATTGGCCACAGGGCATACTTCTTCACATACAATACAGTTTTGTGCTTGTGACCATGGAATGCAAATATCACGTATAATATATGCGGTGCCAATTACATACTTTTGTTTTTCCTTAAGCGATAGCTCCCGTATTGCTCCTGTGGGACATACATTTCCACACCGTGTGCATGTAAAATCACAGTAGCCTATGCGCGAAATCAGTCGTGGAGTGAACATACCATAAAAACCTGATTCACCTATACATGGATGCAGTGCGTTAGTAGGACACACATTCATACACTGGCCGCATCGTATGCATGCATCTAGAAATCGTGTTTCGGGTAATGCCCCTGGAGGCCGTATAATAAAGCTTTCATGTGATGCTGCAAAAAGCGATACCTTTGAAGCAGCAATCATCACTGATGATCCTGCAACAATCAATAAATCTTTTCGTGTAATTCCTTTGCAGGGAATACTGGCACTTTTGACTTTGGTAGGTGATTCAAATTCAAAAGAAATGGCATCATACTTACAGTGTTTAAGGCAATCAAAACATCTAATACATTCATGCTCAATTGTGGCAACGCCGTCAGTTGCTATCGCCCCCATACGACACCCTTTGACACATGCACCGCAGTGTACACACTTTGATGTATCTACAATTCTCCTGAAAATTGAAAAGTGGGACACCAGAGCATACATAGCCCCTAATGGACACAACACTCTACACCAAAATCGCCTCAATAATTTTGATAATGCTAAAATGATAAAAAATATCAGTGCAATCCATGCCCAGTTGTAGTAATAGAATGGATAATCTCTTGCCTGATATCCTGGCAATATCCATGACAAAGGCTCTGAGCCTATAAAAGATACAAATGGATACAGAAATAACTCATAGCTACGGTACGCAATGGTAATGGGGTCAATATATCCAGCTGCATTAAACCCTAATATTGCCACAATAATTGATGTGAGTAAAATCAAGAATTTAACTTTAGCAAATCTTTCTGGATTGGTTTTTATTTTTTCTTTTGTGACTAAAACATCAGCGGCATCTATAGTGGCACCCAGTGGACATATCCACCCACAAAAAAATCTCCCTAGCACAAATGTACCAACAAAAATTGCAATCCCTATACTTGCGTATTTAACAGTATGACTAATGATGAGCCCAATTGTGATTGAATGGATAGATAATGAAGGATAAAAACCATATTTTACATCAACAATAGGGTCATGTAGATAGATAATACTGGATATAAACACAAACCAGAATACAACCTGCCCTATTAACCTGTATAAAGACCATCGTGATGATTTCATACAGTCCTGGTTACTATTGAATAGTTATTTATATTGATACTGCCCATGCCCGATTGTGCTGCAAGATTGAGATAGCCAATAGAAGATGGTTCTATACCAAAAAGATTTTTTGCTGCATACGCATCAACTATTACCGGGTTTGTACCAAATATAACTGTTTTTGTTTCTTTGATGTCTTCAGGACTTCCTGATGATGGTCCGTGTTTGGTTAAAATTCTTAGCCCATCCAGTATTACAAGATGTACTTTCACTGCTTTATTAAAATCAACAATATTCCTGTGTAGATTAATATGATAAAAACCACGATTGCCACCAATTACTCCCATAAGGTTTTTCATGGCAAGAGTCAATTCAGCTGCGCTGTGATGTTTGGCTATGGGCATATTTATAATGCAATCTGCATTGAGTATATCCTCATACACATCAAGTGTATCAAGATTAAGGCCATCCTGCACCTTAACAGGTTTGAATTTTTCCCTGTTCATATAGACAATATCTACACCCACTTTACGTGCTACATCTTCAATGCCGCTTGAGTGATAGCACATACGAGCATTATGTACAGGCCTGTCCATAATAGCAACATGCGCTCCAGCTTTTTTGCACATTGAAGCAACTGCTTCAACCAATATTGGATTTGTAGTATGTGCACGTTCTGGTGTTGAGTTAAATCCTATGTTGGGTTTTATCACTACTTTCATTCCTTTTTTTATAAAACGTTCTATTCCACCCATCTCCTTAAAACCTTGCTCAACCATTGTAAAAATGGATTTTTGTGTTAACACTTGAGTTTTAATCACAACTAGATCAGAGTATTTTTCTGTAGCAAAGGCTTTTTTAAAGCCTGTGAGATAGTTACTGCATAATACTCCTACACTACCAAATAAAGTTGCAATGAAATTCCTTCTTGATATTTTCATGATTTTTCCTCGCTCTTTTGGGACCTTTCTTTATAAAACAAAGCTACTACTATAGCAACTATAAGTATTATTATGCCTATTACTAATGCTTGATAACTTTGCCAAGAATAACCAGGTTCTAATAAAGAGTTTTCAGGATTTTCAGGATCATAATATACTATTACTTTTTTACCAACCGGATATTCTTTTAACAAATCCTCATTTGATTTATTCATATCTTTTGCTGAGATCTGAAATCCTGTAATTTCCTCTCCATTTACTGTAAATGTATATTTTATATTAGCAAATTGTTGCCTATGACGATCCCAATCCATAAAAGATTGTGTTATAACACCTTCAGCTTTAGGCCAATATAAACTTTGCCGTGCATTTTGGATAAGTTTGATACCTACAAGTGTCAATACAGCACCAAATACAAATAAAAAAATTACTATATGCTTTTTCTGTGTCATAACAAATAACCTAAAAAAATGAAATAATTATGTAAAACTTTAATAATATCAGCTTTCCCCATAATATACTTATTTCTAACCAATCTACTTTATTAAAACATTATAAAATATTTTTTACAGCCTCCATATTATGTTAAGATAATTGATTAATAATATAAATTTTTAACATAGCTATTATACACTCATACTTTTTTTTAATTATAACGAAGGGTTTAATAAAAGTCAACTTTGTTTCTATAACCACCTGGCTAAAGAACCTTGTGGAGTTGTCTGTACGTGTAAAATTGCAGGGAATAGCTCTTTGACATCATCTATATGCGAAATAATAAAAATCTGGCGGTATTGTTCTTGTAAACTATAGAGCACATTCATTATTGCAGCTCTCCTGTCATTATCCTGGCTTCCAAAAATTTCATCAAATGCCATAAAACCCACTGCACCACTGCCACTGAAATCACGTATTGCATTGCTGATGGCAATGCGCAGACAAAGATTTGCACAGTCAATTTCACCACCTGAAAATCTATCAAGCGGATACCACTTCCCATCATCAAAAATCATAAAATTAAAATCGTCATCCACTGTGATTGACTGGTATCGGCCTTGGGTAATTTGATTAAATAAATTGCTAGCATAATGGGATATCACCGGTTTGACAGTTGCAAGTACTGAAGTTCTAAATCCATCCATAACTGCTTCAAGACGATGCAACAATTCAAGTTGCTGCTGTGCAATTTGCAATTTTTTACGGTTTTGGTTGTCTCTTTGCAATTCATTTTCAATCTGCTTTATTTCATGTTCTATTGCATTTTGTTCTAAAGTTGCGTTATTGGCTTTTTCTGCTATTGCATCCTTTTCACGGAGCAGCTTTTCATAATCAGCCTTAACTTTATTATAGGTATTTTCTGAAAAACCTAAAGTATCAAGCTCTGATTGATTTTTTTTAAGTAAAATTATAAGCTTTTCCTTTTCTTGTGTAAGCTGTACTATCCTTTTAGTAATTTCAGGGATTTCTTTAATTGATGTACTTAATTCTATATACATAGCATGACTGCTTTCAAGCTGTTTAAACTCATTTAAAACGTTTTCATAGGCACTATTATCAAATTCTATTTCTTTAAGATCCGCCAATGTAAGTTTCAAAGCATTCATAGCTTGCTGTTTCTTTTTAACCTCAAGCATTGATTTTTCAATATTTTTCTTTTTTTCATCATATCGTGCTTTTTTTTGCTGTAATTGATTTATATCATTTTCTATATTCTGTATTAGTTTTTCAGTAACTATACTTTTATCTTTTAACTCCAACTGCTCTTTGTGTAATTGTATCATTTCTTTGTGCTGGTAAGCATCAATCTCAGAAGAAAGGCGTGCAATTGTTGCATCATAAGCATCGTGCAAAGGCCTAAGGCAGGTAGGACATTCAGCATCTCTCCCCAATTTTTGTATCTGCTGAATATGCTTTTTTCTGTCCTCTATTGATTTTTGAATGCCACCTATTTGTTTTGATAGCTGTTGTAATTGTAAATTTATATCCTGTAAAGTCTTTTGAGCAAAAGCCTTTTTTTGTACATTCTCTTCAATCTCTTTTACTACTGTTTCATAATCTTTCATTTCAGATGTTTCAGATTCAATATACAACAATTTTTCAGTTACCTCGCCATTTAGTTGTTTATACTGTTCTTCAAGTTTTTGTTTTTCAATAGCTTTTATACGTACCGCCTCAAGCTCTTCTTTTAATTTTTTTACACTAATATACCGTTCCTCTTCTTTTTGTAAGTTTTCACATTGTGACTTCAATTTTTCCAAGTGTATAAGTTTATTTTGAGCTTCTTCAAGGTTACGCGTGCAATTTTCAATTTGGACAGCAATCTTTGTTTTTTGATGTACAAGTTCATTATATGCCTGATACAATTTCTGTTGATGATCAAACTCAATGCGCTTATTTTCAAATTGTTGTTGTATACGTTTTTGATTGGCTATAAGTTCTTCTAACGCTTTGATATGCCACTTGAGTTTTGAAACAAGTTTATCACATTCCTCATTTTTAGCTTTGATCTCTTCATCATTAAGAAGCATTACCTGCTGTCCCTCAATAAACTTTTTCTTTTCATTTTTGTCATCACGGATATTCTGTAAAATGTCATCAAGCATTGAAAATCCCATTATTTTGCGTATAAGCTCTCGGCGCTGTGCACCCCTTGCTTGAGATATTTCACGCAACTCACCCTGAGCAGCAAAGACTGAACGCATAAATGCTTCTTTTGGCATACCAATAATTTTTTCTATAGCACGAGATACTTCATTTGCTCCAGTAACTATCGCCCTGTCATTTTTAAATAATGTTGCCTGAGCATTTAAATTTCTTCCTCTAAACTGTCGCACAACTTTATATTCATTGTTTTCAATCTCATATACTAACTCTATCTGTACAGTTGCAGTATCTTCAGCAAAGATAGATCGAATATATTCCCTAAGTGTGGGCAATTCACCATAGAGCGCACATACAATGGCGCTAAAGAGAGTACTTTTACCACTGCCGTTTTTGCCAATTATGCCAACAAGTCCATCCTTAAATTCTATTGTTGTATTCCGGTATTGTCTGAAATTAACAAGCGTAAGTGAACGCAAAATCATATTTTAACCTTTCATTTCATTTAGTTCATCGTAATATCTTTTAAAATAAAGCATGCCCAGCTCTTCAACTGCAGTTCGCTCTTTATCATCATTGATTTTATCTTTACAGTACATTAAAAAAAGTTCCTTAATATTAATGTGTGTTGATTTACATGAGCTATCGGTGCTATGCGTTTTAAAAATTCGTTTTGGCAATACTATAAGAGCATGCTCAAACTGCTGGGCAATCCAAATATTGCTAATACCAGCGCTTTGATGCGCCTCAATATCATGCAGATAGATACTTACTATTGAGCCATCTTCAATTTTTGTTGAGTATTCCTGTATTTCTTTCTTTATGTCTTCAACAGAACGCTGATTGCATCCCTTTATATCAAAGCGCACCCAATTGCGTATTGAAATAGGAGTAAACTTTATTATTCTTTCAGTACCGATAGTTACTGTTACAAAGCCTTTTTGCCTGCCAGCTTCCCTATCGCTGAAGCGCTCTGTAGACCCACTATAGCACACATTGCTCCAGTCAGGCAAAACCTGATAATTGTGCCAATGCCCCAATGCTACGTAATCAAATGCCGTAAGGAGTGAATAATTTTTGTCAGGGAAAATACGTTCACCATACTCCTCCAAAAGATAGTCCTTTCCTAATGAAGTATGCATCAAAAGTATATTGATGCCATCTTTTGGTTGAATCATGCAAATTTGACGTGCATATTCAGCTTCATCATGAATATGAGGAAGACAATGGAAATGAATACCATTCAGCGAGAAACATTCATAGTACTGATTGTACACCGCATATACACCATCTATAGTCTGAAGTGCCTGCAAAATGGGACTAGTGTATATTGTTTTAGGTGTGCAGTGATTTCCTGCAATGACTATAAATGGAATATCTCTCTGAGTAATTCGTTTTATATGCTGTAACCCTTGAATCAGTGCACGGTTAGATGGTGATGAACGGTGAAACAAGTCACCTGTGTGGAGTACAAAATCAGGGTTACAATCTATAATGCAGTCAACTGCTGTGGCAAAAGCATTGTATACATCTGCCTCACGCTGATTTATACCCTCATTGTTAACCCTGTCAAAATCATTAAATCCTAAATGTGTATCAGATATATGAATAAATGTTAGCATAGATTACCTCTTTAGTTTGTTTGAATTTTTTTGCTATGCTTTGTCAATCAATTTGAAAATAAAAAGGCTGCACAAAGCAGCATCAATGGTATTATATATTTTTACCACTGTTGATACATCACTTCAGCAAAACCTAACATATTGTTTATAGTAATTTTTGAACCATCATCCAATATTACGTATCCAGAATAATAACCAAAAACTTTATTCAGATATGCCTGTGTCGTTATTATCTTCTTAATTTCTTTTATTGTGAATATCTCCCACAATTGTTTTAAAAAATTAATCATTTCTTTCACTGTAATATCAGAATGTAATAAATAGACCGGTTGTAATGTCATTTCAAATCGTTTATCATTACTTTTAAAAACCCATGGTTTCATATAATCATTAATATTATAGTGCCAGATTACTTTATCAAGCTTATGTACTTTACCATCATATACAATACCGTTTTCAGTAGCTTTATGATTAGCGCCAAATCCATATCCCAGATTAAAACTTAATAATTTTCCCTTTACTACACCTCCACCTGCTGCCCATAACCATTGATTAATTTCAGGCCAGGCGCCACGTCCCCAATCAAGAACACCAAATGTTGTATCATCGTTGAAATCATAATAGTTATTTCCAATTTTAA contains the following coding sequences:
- a CDS encoding cobalamin-dependent protein (Presence of a B(12) (cobalamin)-binding domain implies dependence on cobalamin itself, in one of its several forms, or in some unusual lineages, dependence on a cobalamin-like analog.) → MKIVLGYCVEKEHRNDYYLTLLPVGLVSIASYLSHKGFDVTLANFSKESLENIVKKIKEIKPQIIGFSLYTHNRHITFAIINKIKKILPKTVIVLGGPHATFLAKEIIAHYPAVDYVVEGEGEEAMLLLARSIKAHKPINNRIIHWHKSVNLHTLPYPAKFGGNCIGVNPNEQYKYIITSRGCSFNCTFCDSPSFWGRKVRFRDIDDVIDELEVLYKKYGIIYFSIRDDNFTLKKDRVYELSHKMIKKKLYMMWNCQARVDAVDEAMLIAMKKAGLEHIQYGVESGSQKILSLYDKKITIEKIIQAATITRNVGVYLSVYLMVGMENETYEDIKKTKKIIHTMLPGDCIVSPVALYPGTRLYEKQKEKGILDDSIWFKKKDAGIFLRNEPFIKEWMNELLMHTYNLREKAWYKAKDFALHRKVVGQSWVTDILEGDYYLDNERYPEASRLYSKVIKTMPDNPWGYMRFGKLHFTIADYETAMESFYEVTRIVPNYYGGWLKYAQSCIALGIKEKAQGAITRAMELNRYDERVRSLHKLLNNKK
- a CDS encoding Mut7-C ubiquitin/RNAse domain-containing protein; protein product: MKPYTVTIRFYEELNDFLPLDKQKVPFSVSWKGKRSVKDLIESLGVPHVEVDLILVNGISVGFDYIVKNGDYISVYPVFERFEISSTTRLRPKSLRTPSFICDVHLRKLVKYLRLFGFDVLYDEKWDDKDLAQIAADQKRILLTRDRQLLMRKIVDRGLIVRNTSPHKQIVEILDRLDLWDKINPFSRCIMCNGRVVELSANSEEFERERTRIPPGVLEWCKVYYKCINCERIYWEGSHYEKLTKKIENVLSHRDIHKE
- a CDS encoding cation diffusion facilitator family transporter, which gives rise to MGNGKQNEAKVAKKVTWIGMVINILLSLFKLLAGIVGHSQAMVADAVHSISDLTTDVAVLIGIKFWASPADEDHPYGHERIESIVTAFIAIALFAVGIGIAYNGIVTAFDPDIKSPEAIALIAAFISIVSKEWLYRWTVKKGKEIDSSSVVANAWHHRSDALSSIPALVAVALAMAHPTLAFFDHVGAVIVALFIIKVSFDILKPVILELSDKGATSTQVNTIDTIAMNVDGVKEVHSIRSRRVGSGYFVDLHVLVDGNMSVQDGHDIARSVKHALLDKGPKVLDVIVHLEPFETSSKKKK
- a CDS encoding 4Fe-4S binding protein, yielding MKSSRWSLYRLIGQVVFWFVFISSIIYLHDPIVDVKYGFYPSLSIHSITIGLIISHTVKYASIGIAIFVGTFVLGRFFCGWICPLGATIDAADVLVTKEKIKTNPERFAKVKFLILLTSIIVAILGFNAAGYIDPITIAYRSYELFLYPFVSFIGSEPLSWILPGYQARDYPFYYYNWAWIALIFFIILALSKLLRRFWCRVLCPLGAMYALVSHFSIFRRIVDTSKCVHCGACVKGCRMGAIATDGVATIEHECIRCFDCLKHCKYDAISFEFESPTKVKSASIPCKGITRKDLLIVAGSSVMIAASKVSLFAASHESFIIRPPGALPETRFLDACIRCGQCMNVCPTNALHPCIGESGFYGMFTPRLISRIGYCDFTCTRCGNVCPTGAIRELSLKEKQKYVIGTAYIIRDICIPWSQAQNCIVCEEVCPVANKAITLEKTIAKNKDGVTVELLLPVVHEDRCIGCGICENRCPVSGQSAIVIRKPKLRIGEHYG
- a CDS encoding DUF362 domain-containing protein — protein: MKISRRNFIATLFGSVGVLCSNYLTGFKKAFATEKYSDLVVIKTQVLTQKSIFTMVEQGFKEMGGIERFIKKGMKVVIKPNIGFNSTPERAHTTNPILVEAVASMCKKAGAHVAIMDRPVHNARMCYHSSGIEDVARKVGVDIVYMNREKFKPVKVQDGLNLDTLDVYEDILNADCIINMPIAKHHSAAELTLAMKNLMGVIGGNRGFYHINLHRNIVDFNKAVKVHLVILDGLRILTKHGPSSGSPEDIKETKTVIFGTNPVIVDAYAAKNLFGIEPSSIGYLNLAAQSGMGSININNYSIVTRTV
- a CDS encoding DUF3592 domain-containing protein, translating into MTQKKHIVIFLFVFGAVLTLVGIKLIQNARQSLYWPKAEGVITQSFMDWDRHRQQFANIKYTFTVNGEEITGFQISAKDMNKSNEDLLKEYPVGKKVIVYYDPENPENSLLEPGYSWQSYQALVIGIIILIVAIVVALFYKERSQKSEEKS
- a CDS encoding SMC family ATPase; the encoded protein is MILRSLTLVNFRQYRNTTIEFKDGLVGIIGKNGSGKSTLFSAIVCALYGELPTLREYIRSIFAEDTATVQIELVYEIENNEYKVVRQFRGRNLNAQATLFKNDRAIVTGANEVSRAIEKIIGMPKEAFMRSVFAAQGELREISQARGAQRRELIRKIMGFSMLDDILQNIRDDKNEKKKFIEGQQVMLLNDEEIKAKNEECDKLVSKLKWHIKALEELIANQKRIQQQFENKRIEFDHQQKLYQAYNELVHQKTKIAVQIENCTRNLEEAQNKLIHLEKLKSQCENLQKEEERYISVKKLKEELEAVRIKAIEKQKLEEQYKQLNGEVTEKLLYIESETSEMKDYETVVKEIEENVQKKAFAQKTLQDINLQLQQLSKQIGGIQKSIEDRKKHIQQIQKLGRDAECPTCLRPLHDAYDATIARLSSEIDAYQHKEMIQLHKEQLELKDKSIVTEKLIQNIENDINQLQQKKARYDEKKKNIEKSMLEVKKKQQAMNALKLTLADLKEIEFDNSAYENVLNEFKQLESSHAMYIELSTSIKEIPEITKRIVQLTQEKEKLIILLKKNQSELDTLGFSENTYNKVKADYEKLLREKDAIAEKANNATLEQNAIEHEIKQIENELQRDNQNRKKLQIAQQQLELLHRLEAVMDGFRTSVLATVKPVISHYASNLFNQITQGRYQSITVDDDFNFMIFDDGKWYPLDRFSGGEIDCANLCLRIAISNAIRDFSGSGAVGFMAFDEIFGSQDNDRRAAIMNVLYSLQEQYRQIFIISHIDDVKELFPAILHVQTTPQGSLARWL
- a CDS encoding exonuclease SbcCD subunit D; the protein is MLTFIHISDTHLGFNDFDRVNNEGINQREADVYNAFATAVDCIIDCNPDFVLHTGDLFHRSSPSNRALIQGLQHIKRITQRDIPFIVIAGNHCTPKTIYTSPILQALQTIDGVYAVYNQYYECFSLNGIHFHCLPHIHDEAEYARQICMIQPKDGINILLMHTSLGKDYLLEEYGERIFPDKNYSLLTAFDYVALGHWHNYQVLPDWSNVCYSGSTERFSDREAGRQKGFVTVTIGTERIIKFTPISIRNWVRFDIKGCNQRSVEDIKKEIQEYSTKIEDGSIVSIYLHDIEAHQSAGISNIWIAQQFEHALIVLPKRIFKTHSTDSSCKSTHINIKELFLMYCKDKINDDKERTAVEELGMLYFKRYYDELNEMKG